The window aggaacaacTCTCCCGAGTACTAGATAGGAATAGACTAGAGTTCTGTATGGTGCGAGCTGAGGCAAAACCCACAGGAAGGAAAAACACAGAGTATAAATGATTCAAAAACAGTCTCCTCTGCCTGAGATCAGGTCACTGTCCTGCCTTGTATAAATCAGATTGGTAACCTGTGCTCTTTTTACCTGAGACACTGAGTCCCATCTCTCTATGCCCCCGGTGAGGACAGACGGGTCATTATCCATGCCACAGGGGACAAAGACGAGCCGGCACCCGATTCCCCCTCTGCCCCCATCGCCGGGCCGGTGTCTGGTTACAGTGGCAACGACACACGGCAACCCCGGGATGTTGCCGGGGCCCGGGTTCATCTCTGACCTCGGCGAGAGGTAGGTCGCTCACCAAATCACATTAAAGTTTCAGAAGGCCCAAAGGTCCCAGTCAGCAGTGTTAACAGCACCATTGTCCCCCAGTCCTCCCGGCTCAAAGGACCAGTGTAACGTGGCACTTGTATGTCCCCCTCACTGCCACCCCCCTGGATCTCACAGATAGAGTATCCCTGCCGGTGcacagagggaggtgtgtgtttgtatgtgttcaCCTAGGGGGGCTGGCATCCTAGCAGGGGATACactgtgcccccccccaaaaaaaatagccatataatatttttgtttcaatcccatttattttgggggggaatGAAGTGCTTGTGTTGAGATGGAGACTGAGCGGttagtgatgtgttgttgtgttaggaGGAAAGTTCAGTTCATGCTTTAACGGGATGTGATCAGGCTCTGTCTGGTCTGGCTCAGATCAGGGGATTGCTGTGAGGCACATTAAAGGTGTATCACATTAAACCTACTCCTGTCTCATGTAATCACAAGAGCACAGAGACAAGGTAAAAGGTATTTCCCTGTACTGTACCGTTGCTATGAGCTCATCCTTCTACACCCAACTGTAAATCTACATACATATTCGCTATCAGTTTTTTTTGTTACCCAATCGGGTTGCTTTACCAAACTAGATTTTATTGTAATCtgcaaaatgacaaaaaaaaaaatttaaatccTCAGCTGGCGGGCATTGTAAGAGAAATGTCCACTCTCTTTAAGAGAATACAGTATTTGTCTACTTGGGCTGTGTTTattacaggcagcccaattctgatattttgcccaattatGGGCAAAATAAATAATCTGATTAGTCAAAGGACCAATTAGTTAAAAAATCTATCAGAATGTTGCAATTGCTTCTGTTTGGTTGCCTCAACAGGTTGCAACAGATATTTAGCAGCACTATCCATAAAGATCACACCATGGACATCTGTTATATAAAGTCTCTAAATCTCTAAGACCCTAGGGTTAACTACTGTTGACTGTTACAATGGGAGATAATGCAATGATTATTGCTTTGGGTTTTCTTTTTCAACAGCATGAAAACAAACTGTATTTGCACCAAACAAAAGAACACCTGCTACAGATATTGTGCCATCACAGCAAATGCTATTTTTTGAAACAGCAGATGATTTATGCAGTGGAAATATTCAGTTTACAATTGTAGTTGAGGGATTGCAGCCAGCATTGGGAAAAATAATACTACAAACAATGAATACGAAATCAAGCAGCTATCAGTCACACGTCTCCCCGAAAAACAAACGTGGAGTACAGAGACCCAGGCCACTCCATTCTGCTTTCAACTACCATTCCTCAACATATAATGTGTTGGCTCAAAGACTCTTTTGTCTAGTAATTATTTTGTCCTTCATTGTGGTATGTGTAGGCTTTCAATAAGAtagaatcatttaaaaaaaactgtgacCACAAAACCTGAAACACACAATATGCCTCAATTCACAGAGGTCTCTGAGGATGTGTAATAGTTCTTGAAAATAGTCTGGTTATTCATCATCCGGTAATAAAAACCCAGATATACTCAAAGGTGATTTATGTGAATTAAAGACGCCTTGTGATTCCACATTTTCCTATACAGtagagtttaaaaaataataattgaagaCTACATATACAATTATTGCAATATAATTGCAAAATTAATACTTGCTAAATTAGATTAGCCTACTTATGTTCTATAACATTACCGCAACACTGTGCCCTCAGCCACAGGCTATGGAGCCGATTGCTGTCAGTCACACTACATTAAATCCAATgcaggtcaaaagttttagattTAACTctgtgctgccatctagtggtaaagtgtctacatacacactcactctgcAAGATTCACCAGTGTAATTATAAACAGGCCCTATATAATGTTGTCTCATGCACTTacatgtgatataatgtgattgGCTACAGCattacaatatgatacaaaactaAATGTATTAAAACGACAATGTATCCATTGATTGTAATGGGTATGCcaatactgtattttttttttttggggggggggtaatgTGGCCATAGGATTCTTGTGTCCATAGTACACAATGTCCTACACAGGAATATAAATAACCAATGTTTGTTGAATTATTTATCATGAAGGATTAGGCTCATTTAAAAGAAGGTCAAATTCActagagaaaaaaacaacacaacGGTGAATGTcagccttatatatatatatatatagatatatatgtgtAATCATTTGTTAAAACATTCCATTGCTGTCTTCAACAAATAAATATCAGTGATCTTTGATGAGTTTGATGAGTTTGTACATATTTCTTGCCTGGACAATCCTTTCCTTATATTATTTTTTTGACGTAACGCGTCGGTCCGTATGACGCCGCATCTCTTTGTTGGTCCAGCGGCAGCTGCGCTCATGTTGTTgtagctactctctctctctctctctctggaaatatttttcctctttcgAAATATTTCGTCTCTTGTTTTCATCGCGGCCTGTACACATCCTAGTATCTAGCGTTTGGTATCATACCTTGTCACAATATCAAGTTAAACCGAGTAATGGACTCAGACGAAGGGTACAATTATGAATtcgacgaggaggaagaggaatgcaGCGAAGACAGCGCCGAGGAGGATCCCGAAGACGACACCCTGGAAGTGGAGTTGGATGATCCTGTTGTGGCCGGTGGAGAACGAGATGAATGTGGGGAGACCGGAGGCAGTGGCCTAGGGCCCGGTCAAGACGAAGAGGATTATCGGTTCGAGGTTTTGACTGCCGAACAGATCCTTCAGCATATGGTCGAGTGTATCAGGGAGGTCAATGATGTCATCCAGGTGAGGTGAAGGAAAGGCCGAGGATGTTGGGTCTCGGTAGGCCGCAAATTGTAAAAACGTAAACAGCTAATAATTTATCGGGTTAGTTTTACTGTCCATCACAAACAATCGTAGGTGACTGTAAAGCCTCAATGTATGTTAGCCTGTTTGTTAGCCAACCTTACCTAACTAGTTACAAACTAACGTTAGTAACGTTACCTTAGTTTAGGTACTGTAGCTAAATTACTCATTTCAACAAACTGTTACtgtagctaaccagctaactaaaTGAATGGTCTCTGTCTTGCTAGGGAAGCTGACTAAATTGTTTTCTCTTTAGTTTAGTCAATGAAGGTTTAGCTAACAAACCAATAACATCATGTTATATCTCTTGAATGACTAGTGCGCCTGGTTCAACGAGATATAAGTGAGTTGTCAACTGTGCCAAGATGCTGACCCAACTAGCTACAGTAAGATGAAGttaaaaaacaataataataataataataactattaGACCCAGCCAGAAAACCTAACTAGTTTGGCTAGTCATCTTTGTCATTTCCCCTGTTGCCTACAACGTAGCTATTACAACACTGTCATCAACAGTATTTGTCTACTATCATGGCATCAAAATGGCGAAAGTAGCTAAACGTTACTGAGCTATTttagtttgtttttttgttgaaatCCTATCAGCCCCCCTGTGTGTCCATAGTTTCACCTGGATTATCAACTAGCTCTCTTTGCTTATCTTTACTTTCCACTGTCTGGTTTTTTTTTGAGGCCTGTGCGCCTGAAACAACATGGCCGAACCTTGATTCCCACTTCTGTCAGCCACTGAGTTTGTCTGCAATGAattgcacatttttatttttatttttttataaatcctATTATTAGACACATTTTGAACAATAATAGCCTTATTTTGTCCGTGTAACTGACATGACCGTACTGCTAGTTACCGGTTAGTGTATTATAATCCAAtgctaaatagctagctagttgagtGGCTGTCTTTTAATACAAGTTATGAAGCTTTCCCGGAGGCCatataaaatgtgtatttttgccTCCTCATTTTTTTTGTTACTCTTCTCTAGAACCCTGCAACGATAACAAGAATACTTCTTAGTCACTTCAATTGGGACAAAGAGAAACTGATGGAAAGGTTAGTCGTGCCATTGGCTCTTGTATGATTTGTTGTAAAAACAGTGTCATCTTCTTGTCTCTATTAGTGCCATCATTGTGTTAGGTTAGGTGGTCTGTTGAAGGGCCATATGGTCTGGTATTAAATATGAATAGACAGCATTACACAAGGAAATTGAATTGATCAAATTAATTGTCTGTTTACCAATTTCCCTGCAGACCCTTTTTAATGCTCCATTTGCGCTATGTCCAATAGTTAAAAGTCCCGAGATCTGGCACAGGTTTCACCTTTGTCTTGGTGCTCTAGTTTGGCTATGACTTATTGCCTTTCTATGTAACCGTTTGTTCTAGCATGACCTAAAGACCTTATTCTAGTGAATAATACACCAGCCAATTAAAGTAGCGTGTTTCCCAGCCAGTGATGACATGTCTTCTCTCACTAGATATTTTGATGGGAACCTTGACAAATTGTTCTCGGAATGCCATGTCATCAACCCCAGTAAGAAGTCGAGGACACGGCTGATGAACACGAGGTCCTCTGCTCAGGATCTTCCCTGTCAGATCTGCTACCTGAACTACCCAAACTCGGTCAGTACCCTACTCTGAAGGGAGAGATGCACAACTCCCTATCCACTAGgcagtagtgtacatctgaaaGGATCAGGACATGCCAAGTCAGATCTCCTACCTGAACTACCCaaactcagtcagtcagtgttatgAAGGGAGACACCCCCTAGCCTCTAACCAGCCTCTAACCCTTACCCCCTAGCCTCATACCCTTACCCCCTAGACTCTAACCCGCTAACCCTTACCCCCTAGCCACTAACCCTTAGCCCCTAGCCTCTTACCCTTACTCCCTAGCCTCTTACCCGCTAACCCATACCCCCTAGCCTCTAACCCATACCCCCTAGCCTCTAACCCATACCCCCTAGCCTCTAACCCATACCCCCTAGCCTCTAACCCATACCCCTAGCCTCTAACCCATACCCCCCCTAGCCTCTAACCCATACCCCCTAGCCTCTAACCCATACCCCCTAGCCTCTAACCCCCCTAGCCTCTAGCCTCTAACTCTCAGCCTCTAACCCATACCCCCTAGCCTCTTACCCATACCCCCTAGCCTCTATGACTGAAACTTCATCTTCCTCTCCCACAGTACTTCACTGGCCTGGAGTGTGGACACAAGTTCTGCATGCAGTGTTGGGGTGACTACTTGACTACCAAAATCATTGAGGAGGGGATGGGACAGGTAAGCATCACAAACACCTGTTTGTTTAACCAGAGAAAAGAGCCTTATGGTAAGAAACCCTTGGTGGGCGGGGCCTGGCAAGAGGTCAGCAGGAAGTAGTCAAGAAGAAAGCAATGCAATAGCACAGACAAAACGTTAAAACAATGACCTTTGACCAAGCGCttattcatacatacatacattcatacaCACAGCATGTATGTATGTACCGTTACCATGGACTGTAAACTCTTATTCTCACACAGGAAAAGCAATCATTGGGCTTTTTGTTGAGATGTGAAAAAATCTCACCAtgtttcctttctctttccttaaaaaacaaacaaaaaaagacaaTTTCCTGCCCTGCTCACAGCTGTGATATATTGGTGGACGACAACACAGTCATGTAAGTGTTACGTCGCTGTCGCTTTACATTCcacagcaggtagactagtggttacagcgttgggacagtcactgaaaggttgctggtttccAAATACCCGCGCCGTCAAGATGagaaatctgtctgtgcccttgagcaagacacttaaccccgATTTGCTCCAGGGGCTCCTTCCTGCTATGGAGGAccctgtaaaaaaacaaacacatttcactgcatctaTCCGCTCTGTGACAGTAAAGCCTTTTATATTTATTATGTTTCAACATTACATACACGCTGCTAGTTCTACACGCTGCTAGTTCCGCACGCTGCTAGTTCCACACGCTGCTAGTTCCGCACGCTGCTAGTTCCGCACGCTGCTAGTTCTACACATTGCTAGTTCCGCGCTGCTAGTTCCGCGCGCTGCTAGTCCGCACGCTGCTAGTTATACGCTGCGCGCTGCTAGTTCCACACGCTGCTAGTTCACACGCTGCTAGTTCACGCTGCTAGTTCCACGCTGCTAGCTACACGCGCTGCTAGTTCCACACGCTGCTAGTTCACACGCGCTGCTAGTTCCACACGCTGCTAGTTCACGCGCTGCTAGTTCGCTGCTAGCGCTGCTAGTTCCGCACGCTGCTAGTTCCGCTAGTTCACGCGCTGCTAGTTCCACGCGCTGCTAGTTCCACGCTGCTACGCTGCTAGTTCCACACGCTGCTAGTTCCACACGCTGCTAGTTCCACACGCTGCTGCTAGTTCACGCGCTGCTAGTTTCACGCTGCGCTGCTAGTTCCACGCGCTGCTAGTTCTAGTTCCACGCGCTGCTAGTTCCACACGCTGCTAGTTCCGCACGCTGCTAGTTCTGCGCGCTGCTAGTTCTGCTGTTCGTTGCTAGCACGCTGCTAGTTCCACGCGCTGCTAGTTCCACGCGCTGCTAGTTCCACACGCTGCTAGTTCTGCGCGCTGCTAGTTCCACACGCTGCTAGTTCCACACGCTGCTAGTTCCACACGCTGCTAGTTCCACACGCTGCTAGTTCCACACGCTGCTAGTTCCACACGCTGCTAGTTCCACACGCTGCTAGTTCCACACGCTGCTAGTTCCACACGCTGCTAGTTCTACGCGCTGCTAGTTCCACGCGCTGCTAGTTCCACACGCTGCTAGTTCTAAGCGCTGCTAGTTCTACGCGCTGCTAGTTCTGCTGCTAGTTCTGCACGCTGCTAGTTCTGCACGCTGCTAGTTCTACGCGCTGCTAGTTCCACGCGCTGCTAGTTCTACGCGCTGCCTAGTTCTACGCGCTGCTTGTTCCACACGCTGCTAGTTCCACACGCTGCTAGTTCCACACGCTGCTAGTTCCACACGCTGCTAGTTCCGCACGCTGCTAGTTCCACGCGCTGCTAGTTCCACACGTGAGAGTTGAAGATGTAGAGTAGCAGATGAATTTATAAATcacatatttttgttttgttgtatttGTTCAAATCCACTACATTTTAATTATCATTTGAAAACCAAATGATTTTCCTATAGGAGACTGATCACAGAGTCCAAGGTGAAGTTGAAGTACCAACATTTGATTACCAATAGTTTTGTAGAGGTAAGATGTGTAATGTTCTTCattgatttttatatatatatatatacatacacacacacacacacacacacacagcatcttgTGCTTTATATGGAGATGTCTGTACTCTAAAATACAATGTAGCTGTTTTCCATGTAAGCCTAGCTGTGAGAATATTGAATCTGTTCTTCAGATGTTAGATAATCTTGCTTGTTTGGGAGAAGAGGATTGGCATGTATTCCTTCTGCTTGTATCCCGCTTCTTATACTCCTGTCCTCTCGTCCTCAGTGCAATCGACTGTTAAAATGGTGCCCAGCGCCAGACTGTCATCACGTAGTCAAAGTCCAGTACCCAGATGCTAAGCCTGTGAGATGCACATGTGGCCGGCAGTTCTGGTAAGAGACAAGCCATACTGTGACTTACATTCCCTGCTTATTAGTTTTGTTTTTTGTACATCACACGTTCTCTGGTATGTAAAAGACCATCTACCACTAATACTCACACAGAAGACATCTTGGTTTTATTAACACACTGTTGTCACACAAATGGAATCCTATTTAAAAAAAGGCATTGATTTTAATGGTTACATGTGGATCTTTATTTCAACCCAATTCATTGCAGCTTCAACTGTGGCGAGAACTGGCATGATCCCGTCAAGTGTAAGGTATGTCACAACGGAGTCTAAATTCAACCCTCCCTGTCAGTGGTAATGTAATAGTGGTCAGACGCAGTCCACAAAAACAACTCTAACCCTTACCCCATATACATTTCATGTACTGTAGATCTGATAggataggtggtggtagcttcaccttgtcccctgataggataggtggtggtagcttcaccttgtcccctgataggataggtggtggtagcttcTCCTTGTCCCCTGATAggataggtggtggtagcttcaccttgtcccctgataggataggtggtggtagcttcaccttgtcccctgataggataggataggtggtggtagcttcaccttgtcccctaggataggtggtggtagcttcaCCTTGTCCCCTGGTGATAGGTGGTAGCTTCACCTTGTCCCCTGATAGGATAGGTGGTGGTAGATAGGATAGGTGGTTAGCTTCACCTTGTCCCCTAGGATAGGTGGTAGCTTCAGGTAggataggtggtggtagcttcaCCTTGTCCCCTGACAGGATAGGTGGTAGCTTCACCTTGTCCCCTGATAggataggtggtggtagcttcaccttgtcccctgataggataggtggtggtagcttcaccttgtcccctgataggataggtggtggtagcttcaccttggtggtaggtggtggtagcttcaccttgtcccctgataggataggtggtggtagcttcaccttgtcccctgacaggataggtggtggtagcttcaccttgtcccctgataggataggtggtggtagcttcaCCTTGTCCCCCCTGAGCTTACCTTggataggtggtggtagcttcaCCTTGTCCCCTGATAGGATACCTTGTCCCCTGATAggataggtggtggtagcttcaCCTTGTCCCCTGTAGGATAGGTGGTAGCTTCACCTTGTCCCCTGATAggataggtggtggtagcttcaccttgtcccctgataggataggtggtggtagcttcaccttgtcccctgataggataggtggtggtagcttcaccttgtccctgataggataggtggtggtagcttcaccttgtcccctgataggataggtggtggtagcttcaGGATAGGTGGGTGGTGGTAGCTTCACCTTGTCCCCTGATAGGATAGGTGGGTAGCTTCACCTTGTCCCCTGACAggataggtggtggtagcttcaccttgtcccctgataggataggtggtggtagcttcaCCTTGTGGTGGTAGGTGGTGCTTCACCTTGTCCCCTGGTAGGCTTCACCTTGTCCCCTAGGGTGGTGGTAGCTTCACCTTGTCCCCTGATAggataggtggtggtagcttGTCCCCTAGGTGGTGTCCCCTTGTCCCCTGATAGGATaggtggtggtgaggtggtggtAGCTTCACCTTGTCCCCTGATAGGATGGTGGTAGCTTCACCTTGTCCCCTGACAggataggtggtggtagcttcaccttgtcccctgataggataggtggtggtagcttcaccttgtcccctgataggataggtggtggtagcttcaccttgtcccctgataggataggtggtggtagcttcaccttgtcccctgataggataggtggtggtagcttcaccttgtcccctgataggataggtggtggtagcttcaccttgtcccctgacaggataggtggtggtagcttcaccttgtcccctgacaggataggtggtggtagcttcaccttgtccccagcttcaccttgtcccctaggataggtggtggtagcttcaccttgtcccctgataggataggtggtggtagcttcaccttgtcccctgataggataggtggtggtagcttcaccttgtcccctgataggataggtggtgggcttcaccttgtcccctgataggataggtggtggtagcttcaccttgtcccctgataggataggtggtggtagcttcaccttgtcccctgataggtaggtggtggtggtggtagcttcaccttgtccctgataggataggtggtggtagcttcaCCTTGGATAGGTAGGTGGTGGTAGCTTCACCTTGTCCCCTGATAggataggtggtggtagcttcaCCTTGTCCCCTGATAGGATAGGTGGTGGTAGCCCTTGTCCCCTGACAggataggtggtggtagcttcaccttgtcccctgataggataggtggtggtagcttcaCCTTGTCCCCTTGTCTTGTCCCTGATAGGATAGGTAggataggtggtggtagcttcaCCTTGTCCCCTGATAGGATAGGTGGTGGGCTTCACCTTGGTAGGT of the Oncorhynchus tshawytscha isolate Ot180627B unplaced genomic scaffold, Otsh_v2.0 Un_contig_4866_pilon_pilon, whole genome shotgun sequence genome contains:
- the LOC112241154 gene encoding E3 ubiquitin-protein ligase arih1 isoform X3, which gives rise to MDSDEGYNYEFDEEEEECSEDSAEEDPEDDTLEVELDDPVVAGGERDECGETGGSGLGPGQDEEDYRFEVLTAEQILQHMVECIREVNDVIQNPATITRILLSHFNWDKEKLMERYFDGNLDKLFSECHVINPSKKSRTRLMNTRSSAQDLPCQICYLNYPNSYFTGLECGHKFCMQCWGDYLTTKIIEEGMGQTISCPAHSCDILVDDNTVMRLITESKVKLKYQHLITNSFVECNRLLKWCPAPDCHHVVKVQYPDAKPVRCTCGRQFCFNCGENWHDPVKCKWLRKWIKKCDDDSETSNWIAANTRECPKCHVTIEKDGGCNHMVCRNQSCKAEFCWVCLGPWEPHGSAWYNCNRYNEDDAKAARDAQERSRAALQRYLFYCNRYMNHMQSLRFEHKLYAGVKAKMEEMQHHNMSWIEVQFLKKAVDVLCQCRSTLMFTYVFAFYLKKNNQSIIFENNQADLENATEVLSGYLERDISQDSLQDIKQKVQDKYRYCESRRRVLLQHVHEGYEKDLWEYIED
- the LOC112241154 gene encoding E3 ubiquitin-protein ligase arih1 isoform X2, with translation MDSDEGYNYEFDEEEEECSEDSAEEDPEDDTLEVELDDPVVAGGERDECGETGGSGLGPGQDEEDYRFEVLTAEQILQHMVECIREVNDVIQNPATITRILLSHFNWDKEKLMERYFDGNLDKLFSECHVINPSKKSRTRLMNTRSSAQDLPCQICYLNYPNSYFTGLECGHKFCMQCWGDYLTTKIIEEGMGQTISCPAHSCDILVDDNTVMRLITESKVKLKYQHLITNSFVECNRLLKWCPAPDCHHVVKVQYPDAKPVRCTCGRQFCFNCGENWHDPVKCKWLRKWIKKCDDDSETSNWIAANTRECPKCHVTIEKDGGCNHMVCRNQSCKAEFCWVCLGPWEPHGSAWYNCNRYNEDDAKAARDAQEVTRSRAALQRYLFYCNRYMNHMQSLRFEHKLYAGVKAKMEEMQHHNMSWIEVQFLKKAVDVLCQCRSTLMFTYVFAFYLKKNNQSIIFENNQADLENATEVLSGYLERDISQDSLQDIKQKVQDKYRYCESRRRVLLQHVHEGYEKDLWEYIED
- the LOC112241154 gene encoding E3 ubiquitin-protein ligase arih1 isoform X4, with protein sequence MDSDEGYNYEFDEEEEECSEDSAEEDPEDDTLEVELDDPVVAGGERDECGETGGSGLGPGQDEEDYRFEVLTAEQILQHMVECIREVNDVIQNPATITRILLSHFNWDKEKLMERYFDGNLDKLFSECHVINPSKKSRTRLMNTRSSAQDLPCQICYLNYPNSYFTGLECGHKFCMQCWGDYLTTKIIEEGMGQTISCPAHSCDILVDDNTVMRLITESKVKLKYQHLITNSFVECNRLLKWCPAPDCHHVVKVQYPDAKPVRCTCGRQFCFNCGENWHDPVKCKWLRKWIKKCDDDSETSNWIAANTRECPKCHVTIEKDGGCNHMVCRNQSCKAEFCWVCLGPWEPHGSAWYNCNRYNEDDAKAARDAQESQALSLLLLLQRSRAALQRYLFYCNRYMNHMQSLRFEHKLYAGVKAKMEEMQHHNMSWIEVQFLKKAVDVLCQCRSTLMFTYVFAFYLKKNNQSIIFENNQSIIFLVTLQL
- the LOC112241154 gene encoding E3 ubiquitin-protein ligase arih1 isoform X1, which encodes MDSDEGYNYEFDEEEEECSEDSAEEDPEDDTLEVELDDPVVAGGERDECGETGGSGLGPGQDEEDYRFEVLTAEQILQHMVECIREVNDVIQNPATITRILLSHFNWDKEKLMERYFDGNLDKLFSECHVINPSKKSRTRLMNTRSSAQDLPCQICYLNYPNSYFTGLECGHKFCMQCWGDYLTTKIIEEGMGQTISCPAHSCDILVDDNTVMRLITESKVKLKYQHLITNSFVECNRLLKWCPAPDCHHVVKVQYPDAKPVRCTCGRQFCFNCGENWHDPVKCKWLRKWIKKCDDDSETSNWIAANTRECPKCHVTIEKDGGCNHMVCRNQSCKAEFCWVCLGPWEPHGSAWYNCNRYNEDDAKAARDAQESQALSLLLLLQRSRAALQRYLFYCNRYMNHMQSLRFEHKLYAGVKAKMEEMQHHNMSWIEVQFLKKAVDVLCQCRSTLMFTYVFAFYLKKNNQSIIFENNQADLENATEVLSGYLERDISQDSLQDIKQKVQDKYRYCESRRRVLLQHVHEGYEKDLWEYIED